From Mytilus galloprovincialis chromosome 9, xbMytGall1.hap1.1, whole genome shotgun sequence, the proteins below share one genomic window:
- the LOC143044840 gene encoding uncharacterized protein LOC143044840 isoform X2 has translation MLLFVVILQLLGVLDAYSDCTYYYSYGYNQVGSSCTYYSNSYYYTYYRRVYSVSAPIIVVIALGALVGLGIFITILVCVCCRRGRRSTGVVVSGNIAQPTTGYIYPTNPNAGTVSYPGGNPPAVGYYGENPVPTGYNAGNAAPAGYYGGNAAPAGNYGDNQPINTGPKPPPYDSAVPS, from the exons GTGTTTTGGATGCATATAGCGACTGTACATACTACTACAGTTACGGATATAATCAGGTCGGGAGTTCCTGTACTTACTATAGCAATAGTTATTACTACACGTACTATCGCCGTGTGTACTCAGT ATCAGCTCCAATTATTGTAGTAATAGCCCTTGGGGCCCTTGTTGGACTAGGCATATTCATTACAATACTGGTGTGTGTATGCTGCAGACGTGGTCGTCGGTCAACAGGCGTGGTTGTAAGCGGAAATATCGCCCAGCCAACGACAGGGTATATCTATCCAACCAATCCAAACG CTGGTACTGTGTCATATCCTGGAGGTAATCCCCCTGCTGTTGGGTACTACGGCGAAAATCCGGTTCCTACTGGATACAATGCTGGCAATGCTGCTCCTGCTGGATACTATGGCGGAAACGCTGCGCCTGCTGGGAACTATGGAGACAACCAGCCAATAAATACTGGACCGAAACCACCTCCATACGACAGTGCAGTTCCGTCATGA
- the LOC143044840 gene encoding uncharacterized protein LOC143044840 isoform X1, with product MLLFVVILQLLVGVLDAYSDCTYYYSYGYNQVGSSCTYYSNSYYYTYYRRVYSVSAPIIVVIALGALVGLGIFITILVCVCCRRGRRSTGVVVSGNIAQPTTGYIYPTNPNAGTVSYPGGNPPAVGYYGENPVPTGYNAGNAAPAGYYGGNAAPAGNYGDNQPINTGPKPPPYDSAVPS from the exons TAGGTGTTTTGGATGCATATAGCGACTGTACATACTACTACAGTTACGGATATAATCAGGTCGGGAGTTCCTGTACTTACTATAGCAATAGTTATTACTACACGTACTATCGCCGTGTGTACTCAGT ATCAGCTCCAATTATTGTAGTAATAGCCCTTGGGGCCCTTGTTGGACTAGGCATATTCATTACAATACTGGTGTGTGTATGCTGCAGACGTGGTCGTCGGTCAACAGGCGTGGTTGTAAGCGGAAATATCGCCCAGCCAACGACAGGGTATATCTATCCAACCAATCCAAACG CTGGTACTGTGTCATATCCTGGAGGTAATCCCCCTGCTGTTGGGTACTACGGCGAAAATCCGGTTCCTACTGGATACAATGCTGGCAATGCTGCTCCTGCTGGATACTATGGCGGAAACGCTGCGCCTGCTGGGAACTATGGAGACAACCAGCCAATAAATACTGGACCGAAACCACCTCCATACGACAGTGCAGTTCCGTCATGA